GTTCATGAAGGAAGAGATTATTCCATCGAATGCAAGTAAATGGTTGTTTATGGTTGGACCTGGTCTGGCGATGTTAACTGCTTGTATTGGTACCGCAGTGATTCCATGGGGAAGTCCGATTACCGTTGGTGACCGCATCATTCCTTTGCAGGTAACAGACATTAACGTAGGTATTCTGTACATATTCGGGGTTGTTTCTCTGGGTGTTTATGGAGTAATGATCGGAGGATGGGCTTCCAACAATAAATACTCGTTATTAAGTGCGATCCGTGCGGCATCTCAGAATATCAGTTACGAGATTGCAATGGGTTTATCTATCATTGCCTTATTGCTGGTAACCAATTCTATGAGTATCGGCGAGATTGTAGCCAATCAGCATGGCTGGAGATGGAATGTATTGTATCAGCCTGTAGGGTTTTTACTGTTTATGGTTTGTGCTTTTGCAGAAACCAACAGGGCGCCATTCGATTTACCGGAGTGTGAAACCGAGCTGATCGGTGGTTACCATACGGAATATTCGTCTATGAAACTTGGTTTCTATCTGTTTGCAGAATACATCAATATGTTTGTTTCGGCTGCAGTAATGGCAAGTTTATATTTCGGAGGGTATAACTATCCGGGAATGGACTGGGTATTGACACAAACAGGCCCGGTAATTGGACCGTTAATCGGAACCGGAGTTTTCTTTTTAAAGATCTTTGCTTTTATCTTTTTCTTCATGTGGGTACGCTGGACGATTCCTCGTTTCCGCTATGATCAATTGATGCATTTGGGCTGGAAAATTTTAATTCCTTTGGCCATTGCGAATATTATTGTCACAAGTATTGTGATTGCTGTAATTGAAAAATTTTAACTGTCCGCATTTAGCGGTATAATAAGGAGGTTTAATGGAACCATTAACCAGTAAGAAGAAAGTATTAGAACAAAAGCCACTTACGTTTGCAGAGCGCATGTACCTGCCTGCGATTACTAAGGGCTTGTCTATTACCATCAGCCACTTTTTTAAGAAAGAGGCGACCATCAGATATCCGGAGGTACAAAGAGAATTCTCTACCAATTTCAGGGGAATGCACTCGCTGAAAAGAGATGAAGAAGGAAAAGAACGTTGCACAGCCTGTGGTCTTTGCGCATTGTCTTGTCCTGCTGAAGCGATTACAATGATTGCGGCGGAACGTAAACCGGAAGAAAAAGACCTTTACCGTGAAGAGAAGTACGCTTCGGTATATGAAATCAACATGTTGCGTTGTATTTTCTGCGGATTGTGTGAAGAAGCCTGTCCAAAAGAAGCGATCTACCTGGACGGACCGATTGTTCCTTCAGATTACCTCCGTAAAGATTTTATCTACGGTAAGGATAAATTGGTGGAGCAACCATTGAATAAGAAATAATTAGCATACATAACCTCCGGGTTATTAATATAAACAGTTTAAACATAAATAAATGGGTACATCGGTATTCTATTTTGTAGCAACATTAAGCGTCATCTTTTCACTGATGGTTATCTTTTCCAAGAACCCGGTGCATAGCGTGCTTTACCTGATTGTTACTTTCTTTACATTAACCGTTC
This region of Pedobacter steynii genomic DNA includes:
- the nuoH gene encoding NADH-quinone oxidoreductase subunit NuoH; protein product: MDIAFVIEKFVLVAIIFGISLLIAMYSTYAERKVAAFLQDRLGPDRAGPFGILQPLADGVKMFMKEEIIPSNASKWLFMVGPGLAMLTACIGTAVIPWGSPITVGDRIIPLQVTDINVGILYIFGVVSLGVYGVMIGGWASNNKYSLLSAIRAASQNISYEIAMGLSIIALLLVTNSMSIGEIVANQHGWRWNVLYQPVGFLLFMVCAFAETNRAPFDLPECETELIGGYHTEYSSMKLGFYLFAEYINMFVSAAVMASLYFGGYNYPGMDWVLTQTGPVIGPLIGTGVFFLKIFAFIFFFMWVRWTIPRFRYDQLMHLGWKILIPLAIANIIVTSIVIAVIEKF
- a CDS encoding NuoI/complex I 23 kDa subunit family protein, which translates into the protein MEPLTSKKKVLEQKPLTFAERMYLPAITKGLSITISHFFKKEATIRYPEVQREFSTNFRGMHSLKRDEEGKERCTACGLCALSCPAEAITMIAAERKPEEKDLYREEKYASVYEINMLRCIFCGLCEEACPKEAIYLDGPIVPSDYLRKDFIYGKDKLVEQPLNKK